TAcaaggaagaaaaaaaaaaataaaactttgAACCGCCACCCAATGTATACAATAATTCTTATGAATTATCCGCACTATTTTCAAGAATAATCCAGCAGcaatcaaacaaataaaaaacttgaccaaatttcaatttcaactttttctttccaattCATTATAGTACTAACCAACTACATTTCATATAGACATTTGCAATTGCTGATATAGAAGTTattacaagaattattaaaagtaaagtaaagtcaattgtttgattggtttaattggatttttttttgacttaTAAAATATAGACGATAATTATCCCAGTAATTTGGCAAACCATTAATTAGAAGGGTACCATGGAtttctgtttctttcttattGGATGTATgtataattgatatttttttttttcattatcatttggCAATAGCTAGTgggttttggtttttaaTCATTGATCGCCCTTTTAAGTGGTTTTTATCACAAATACAATTAAAAGATGAACAGTGCAATAGTGAAAACCAAAGAATAACATTAATACAGACAAGTGTATCAtaatatatcaatattttagCACAATTGGCATAAATTGAATAGCATGTTTAATTTACAACCAATGCTTTGTCATGGTACTAGAAGTGAAACATCCCGCACGAACTTAATATGctccaattttttctttaaaaatcCTTTCCCGCCACTAGCCGtgaaaatcatcaaaatatgtactaacaacaacaatttataaGTCAAAGAATTTAATAAGCCATTACCAGATATAGGAAATATCCCTTGCTACTGTGGCCATTGTCACAATCAAAGTGCGTTCGCTGTGAGAACAATTAATTGCGTTactttgtttttcattCCGGTGTTGCCCTTTTACTACCAGAAAAGATTGAAATGTAACATTTGTGGAACAACTGGTGGTCTTGACGCTACCGCAATAGACCGAATGAAGCTGGGCCAACCAGTGGCTATAGGCTGAGTGTAGGAGAGGAGACTTCTGGAGAGAAGataattgttgaaacaaagtatttcaaaaataaaacccACAGGATTCAATTAACAGTATTTGactattgttattatcgtgtatttggttttggttcTTCCCAAATGAAGTAATCGGGAGCAAGTAGTTTCttagtttttgttttttttgttttttcttttttactTGACAGAAAAATCACttgatttttattataGTATCCCATTGTTCTGGCAAATATCGGATAGTACTcacaatatatatatgtatacacaaattttattgtttgaattcTTCTATGAGTCTATTTTCCGGGGGTAAGCTCATTTTGTAACAGATTGATGCTAGAAATGCTGGCCACAAATCAGTTTAACATCGTTCTCTATGTTAAATATGTGTGACGAGAAACTTGGATGAAAGTGACGGaagaaatataataattcgCTGCTTTAACAGTGgatattcaaatcaaatattaaagCTCTTTGTTTTGGGTGAAtataatcatcaattaaaatacagtaaacaattattatttattcagTTTGTTTGGCGTTATTCTTACTTTGAAGCTATATGTAAAAGGAAATGATACTAATCGTTTTTCCCCtaattcaaaaacaaatctAATCAGTTAGATAATAAAACCGTTgcaatatataatatatagCGTAATTGCAATAATAGTAAGAATATCCTGGGGTAATTGACACATAAATACAAGTCATAGTACAAAAAACGGAAATGCTCATTTTAGGTGagataaagaaaattgtattattattataagtTTTTGTGGTGTGCGggatttttatttttattttttttttttggcttttCTTTCGTGCGTGCGTGCGGTTACCCAATTGGGCAATTGGttgtattctttttttttgcatccATATCATCCGTTTTATTTGAGATTGGATTGTTATATTCTATTCCtacaaaaacaatatgaattaatttaatgGTCATTAACTCGTCAATTCCTTAAAATTATCGTACCATACATTTATAATTCTACTATAAATATGCATGCAATCTACCCCTATTTCTCCTATTCTATTTagttattcttttttttttttttttttttggcaattcaattaacaatttcaatcaTCCTTTTTAAATATAGTCTTACactaaattaaaaaaaagcaatATATTCtacattttattttttgcaacCACAAAAGGCttaacaaagaaagaaaagtttAATTACAAAAATGGCTGTTGCATCTACATTTATCCACAACAACCTTGAACTTATGAACCGTAATACCGCCACTTCGGTCAATCCAACCAACAAGTTGGTTAACATGCATATTACTGCACACGGTAGTGATTGGTTATGGGCTGCATTCTCGGTGTTTCTTTTGTTAACCATCATTCACTTGCTTCTTTTCTTGTACGGTCTTCTCAAAAGACCAGGTCTTAAAAACTCATTGTTGGTACTTCCATTATTTACCAATGCTGTTTTTTCCGTGGGTTATTTTACTTACGCATCAAACTTGGGTTATGCATGGCAAGCAGTTGAATTCCATCATGCTGGTACTGGGTTGAGACAAATCTTCTACGCCAAGTTCATTGCTTGGTTTGTTGGTTGGCCTGCTGTTTTGGCTCTTTACGAGATTGTTACTAGCACTGTTCTTGACagaattgaagaaaatccaaacattttcaaaaaattctttttgattttccaaACTTGGTTagttaaatttatttttgttgagaTCTACGTGTTAGGTTTGTTAATTGGTTCCATTATCTTCTCTACTTATAAGTTTGGTTACTTTACTTTTGCTGtctttttccaattgttgCTTATGGTATGGGTAGGAAGAGATCTTCATAAATCTTTCAGATCACCATCCCATTCTAACATTGCTAACTTCTTCCTTATTTTCTACTATCTTGTTTGGATTTTGTATCCAGTTGCTTGGGGTTTGAGTGAAGGTGGTAACGTTATTCAACCAGATTCTGAAGCTGTTTTCTACGGtattttggatttgatCACTTTCGGTCTTATGCCAACCATTTTGATCTTTTTCGCCATGAAAGGTTGTGATGAAGAATTCTTCAGTAAACTTTGGCAATATCATGTTAAGGCTGAATCTGAAGCAAttcaa
This is a stretch of genomic DNA from Candida dubliniensis CD36 chromosome 1, complete sequence. It encodes these proteins:
- a CDS encoding conserved hypothetical protein (spliced gene) yields the protein MDFCFFLIGFKEFNKPLPDIGNIPCYCGHCHNQSAFAVRTINCVTLFFIPVLPFYYQKRLKCNICGTTGGLDATAIDRMKSGQPVAIG
- a CDS encoding 30 kda heat shock protein (Similar to S. cerevisiae HSP30), translated to MAVASTFIHNNLELMNRNTATSVNPTNKLVNMHITAHGSDWLWAAFSVFLLLTIIHLLLFLYGLLKRPGLKNSLLVLPLFTNAVFSVGYFTYASNLGYAWQAVEFHHAGTGLRQIFYAKFIAWFVGWPAVLALYEIVTSTVLDRIEENPNIFKKFFLIFQTWLVKFIFVEIYVLGLLIGSIIFSTYKFGYFTFAVFFQLLLMVWVGRDLHKSFRSPSHSNIANFFLIFYYLVWILYPVAWGLSEGGNVIQPDSEAVFYGILDLITFGLMPTILIFFAMKGCDEEFFSKLWQYHVKAESEAIQENEKIVAETPSTEAGVVDAEVENEAHV